In Deltaproteobacteria bacterium, one genomic interval encodes:
- a CDS encoding glucose-6-phosphate isomerase (catalyzes the formation of D-fructose 6-phosphate from D-glucose 6-phosphate) has translation MKKNVQLNDSFSGIFDFNLIQKNLASYHEKLHQKFKDKTLGFYDLPDQSSFLELLPSKLNFIRDHFETMIVLGIGGSALGPKALIEALCGIYQRRVLVVDFLDPFAFTQLLETINLKTSLFTFISKSGETTETLSQLFVLYPLLKKKLGATWKKHFLIITDPEKGFLRQFANEQALLSFEVPPNVGGRFSVLSSVGLVPAYFAGIPLEELLKGAQQMRQACSLCNLEKNPAYRLASLLYLFYHLQKRNIVVLMPYAESLFSIAGWFAQLWGESIGKKMSGSTPVAASGPKDQHSQLQLYMEGPQDKLLVFLEVEKFKQEIKIENSEIIPDRFQYLTQHSFAKVMNVELQATQQALAEAERPSLKIMLPEQNASYLGGLFFLLEMSTAFAGELFQVNAFDQPGVEAGKKITREILSQ, from the coding sequence ATGAAAAAAAATGTCCAATTGAACGATTCTTTTTCGGGTATTTTTGATTTCAATCTCATACAGAAAAATCTAGCGTCTTATCACGAAAAGCTCCATCAGAAATTTAAAGATAAAACTTTGGGTTTTTATGATTTGCCCGATCAGTCTTCTTTTCTGGAGCTGCTGCCGTCCAAGTTGAATTTTATTCGTGATCATTTTGAAACGATGATTGTTCTGGGAATTGGAGGCTCTGCACTGGGGCCTAAAGCTTTAATCGAGGCCCTTTGCGGTATCTATCAACGCCGCGTGCTTGTGGTCGATTTTTTAGATCCATTTGCCTTCACTCAACTTCTTGAAACGATTAACCTCAAAACAAGCCTTTTTACCTTTATTAGTAAATCGGGTGAAACCACTGAAACCCTCTCCCAACTTTTTGTCTTGTATCCTTTGTTAAAAAAGAAATTGGGAGCGACGTGGAAAAAGCATTTTCTGATTATTACGGATCCTGAAAAGGGTTTCTTACGTCAGTTTGCGAATGAGCAAGCATTACTCTCTTTTGAAGTTCCACCGAATGTCGGAGGGAGATTTTCCGTGCTTTCTTCGGTGGGCTTGGTGCCTGCGTATTTTGCAGGAATCCCACTCGAAGAATTACTCAAGGGTGCTCAGCAGATGCGCCAGGCTTGCTCTCTTTGCAACCTGGAAAAAAATCCAGCTTACCGATTAGCCAGTCTGCTTTATCTTTTTTACCACCTCCAAAAAAGAAACATTGTCGTGCTGATGCCCTATGCAGAAAGCCTGTTTTCTATAGCGGGGTGGTTTGCGCAATTGTGGGGAGAAAGTATCGGAAAAAAAATGTCAGGTTCTACTCCGGTTGCGGCATCTGGCCCCAAAGATCAACATTCGCAGCTGCAACTCTATATGGAAGGGCCTCAAGATAAATTGCTTGTCTTTCTGGAAGTAGAAAAATTTAAACAGGAAATCAAAATTGAAAATTCAGAAATTATTCCAGATCGCTTTCAGTATTTGACCCAGCATAGCTTTGCAAAAGTGATGAATGTCGAGCTACAGGCTACCCAACAAGCCTTGGCGGAAGCAGAGAGGCCTTCGTTGAAGATTATGTTGCCTGAACAAAACGCCTCTTATTTGGGGGGGCTTTTTTTCTTGTTAGAGATGAGCACCGCCTTTGCCGGGGAACTGTTTCAGGTGAATGCCTTTGATCAACCTGGTGTAGAGGCGGGAAAGAAAATCACCAGGGAAATTTTATCTCAATAG
- the rnr gene encoding ribonuclease R, whose protein sequence is MSKIKQRKTNPQENINQASPQGANLTGILDLTSQGYGFVILENTPGSDIFIAPPHLGGAMDGDQVSVVVIKQKGRRAEGKIVEVLKRSKSKLVGEYRQNEKFSYVWVEEGKKQFKIYVGAERRLNAVSGNLVVVEILKYPQEGKLAEGQVLQILGERGNITTEEEVIITQRQIRNVFPPEVLQEVTRFNEGQIEEESTLREDLTALPLVTIDGENARDFDDGIYVEKKGSGFKLWVAIADVSFYVKPGTYLDQEAYLRATSVYFPYRCIPMLPEALSNHLCSLVPGQKRLSFVAEMEFDAQGARKKSKFYKAIIRSAARLTYNKVFKMMIQKDEVLRAEHQFLLPMLGNALELFKSLRVKRLSRGSIDFDLPEPEIVLNIEEGLVASILRANRNEAHMLIEEFMIAANEAVGEFMEAQNLPMIYRIHETPDPQKIEDFVLLAHNLGLSMSLSDPVHPKDLSDVLKKVKGETFEKLVNTILLRSLKQAVYSSGNVGHFGLASKSYSHFTSPIRRYPDLLAHRLLEACLVAKKKKKKAGSSPLTPQELQEMAEHCSKQERKSMKAEWEIRDFYVALFMQDKIGQEFNGVISSVTRFGVFVELQDFFVEGLLPLQSLPKDSYDFDEKRHELLGKNTKQKFKIGDALKVCLVKADIQRRRIDFDWVPK, encoded by the coding sequence ATGTCAAAAATCAAGCAAAGAAAAACAAATCCTCAAGAAAATATTAATCAAGCTTCACCTCAAGGTGCAAATCTTACCGGAATTTTAGATCTCACTAGTCAAGGCTATGGTTTTGTTATTTTAGAAAACACTCCAGGTTCTGATATTTTTATCGCTCCACCGCATTTGGGAGGGGCAATGGATGGAGACCAGGTCTCCGTGGTGGTAATTAAGCAAAAAGGGCGTCGCGCCGAAGGCAAAATTGTGGAAGTTCTGAAGCGATCAAAATCGAAATTGGTGGGGGAGTACCGTCAAAATGAAAAATTTTCTTATGTCTGGGTCGAAGAAGGGAAAAAACAGTTTAAAATTTATGTGGGCGCTGAAAGGCGGCTCAATGCGGTTTCTGGAAACTTGGTGGTGGTTGAAATCTTAAAGTATCCCCAAGAAGGAAAATTGGCAGAAGGTCAGGTGCTTCAAATCCTGGGAGAACGAGGAAATATCACCACCGAGGAAGAAGTCATTATTACCCAAAGACAAATCCGCAATGTGTTTCCACCAGAAGTTTTACAGGAAGTGACCCGTTTCAATGAGGGGCAAATTGAAGAGGAGTCGACCCTTCGAGAAGACTTAACCGCATTACCCTTAGTGACCATCGATGGCGAGAATGCGCGCGATTTCGATGATGGAATTTATGTAGAAAAGAAAGGCTCGGGTTTTAAGTTGTGGGTGGCGATTGCGGATGTTTCTTTCTACGTAAAACCAGGCACTTATTTGGATCAGGAGGCCTATCTTCGGGCTACTTCTGTGTACTTTCCCTATCGCTGTATCCCCATGTTACCAGAGGCCTTATCGAATCATTTGTGCAGTTTGGTTCCCGGGCAAAAGAGGCTTTCCTTTGTGGCTGAAATGGAATTTGATGCCCAGGGAGCCCGTAAAAAAAGTAAGTTTTATAAGGCCATCATCCGCTCTGCAGCACGGCTCACCTATAACAAAGTGTTTAAGATGATGATTCAAAAAGATGAAGTGCTTCGTGCCGAGCATCAGTTTTTGTTGCCTATGTTGGGAAATGCCCTTGAGCTTTTCAAGAGCTTGCGTGTAAAGCGCCTGAGTCGGGGAAGTATTGATTTTGACCTTCCTGAACCCGAAATTGTTTTGAATATAGAAGAAGGATTAGTGGCTTCCATACTGAGAGCCAATCGCAACGAAGCTCACATGCTGATTGAAGAGTTCATGATTGCGGCCAATGAAGCGGTGGGGGAGTTTATGGAAGCTCAAAACCTGCCCATGATTTATCGCATTCATGAGACACCAGACCCTCAAAAAATAGAAGACTTTGTCCTATTGGCTCATAATCTTGGTTTAAGTATGAGTTTAAGTGATCCAGTACATCCAAAGGATCTCTCAGATGTTTTAAAGAAAGTAAAAGGAGAAACTTTTGAAAAGTTGGTGAACACTATTTTACTACGTTCACTCAAGCAGGCGGTTTATTCCTCGGGTAATGTGGGGCATTTTGGACTTGCTTCAAAAAGTTACTCTCATTTCACTTCGCCTATCCGTCGTTATCCGGATTTACTCGCACATCGCTTACTAGAGGCCTGTCTCGTAGCCAAGAAAAAGAAGAAAAAAGCAGGGAGTAGTCCTTTGACTCCTCAAGAATTGCAGGAAATGGCAGAGCATTGTTCAAAACAAGAGCGCAAATCGATGAAGGCCGAATGGGAAATCCGCGATTTCTATGTGGCGCTTTTCATGCAAGACAAAATAGGTCAAGAATTTAATGGGGTTATCTCTAGTGTGACCCGTTTTGGGGTCTTTGTAGAACTCCAGGATTTCTTTGTGGAAGGCTTACTTCCCCTCCAATCGCTCCCAAAAGATTCTTATGATTTTGATGAAAAAAGACATGAACTTTTGGGAAAAAATACGAAACAGAAATTCAAAATTGGGGATGCCCTAAAAGTCTGTCTGGTAAAAGCCGACATACAGCGTCGGCGTATCGACTTTGACTGGGTCCCCAAATAA
- a CDS encoding acetyl-CoA C-acyltransferase, with product MTDALIIDAVRSPRGKRNGSLSLVHPIDLATVPLTALVERNKFNPKEVSDVLYGCVSQRAEQDNVIAREAVLAAGWPLEVAGVSLNRFCGSGLTAVNFAAQAVMAGQEDLIIGGGVEHMSRVPMNIDFKMEGSLLDQRFPHLVSQGISAEMVAEKYGYSRSRLDEFAARSQSLAAKAWEEGRFKKSIVPVKAKNQEGKEFLFEKDEHFRPGTTAESLAKLKTVFKADGVIHAGNSSGIVDGAAAVLIASPNKAKELGLKPRAKIIATSIVGSDPIIMLLGPGPAIHKALKKANLKVQDIDLWEINEAFAPVPLAVAQDLEIDLNKINVNGGAIALGHPLGATGAILLGTALDELERQNKRYACITLCIGFGMGVATIIERV from the coding sequence ATGACCGACGCCTTAATCATCGATGCCGTTCGTAGCCCTCGGGGCAAACGCAATGGTTCACTCTCCCTCGTTCACCCTATTGATCTTGCCACCGTCCCGCTCACCGCCCTGGTGGAACGAAATAAATTTAATCCCAAAGAAGTGAGCGATGTCCTCTACGGTTGTGTTTCACAACGTGCCGAACAAGATAACGTGATCGCCCGCGAAGCCGTGCTGGCCGCAGGTTGGCCTTTAGAGGTGGCAGGCGTCAGCCTCAATCGCTTTTGTGGATCGGGCCTAACCGCGGTTAATTTTGCAGCTCAAGCCGTGATGGCGGGGCAAGAAGATCTCATCATCGGCGGCGGCGTGGAGCACATGAGTCGAGTGCCCATGAATATTGACTTTAAGATGGAGGGATCTCTACTCGATCAACGCTTCCCCCATTTAGTCTCTCAAGGAATTTCCGCCGAAATGGTGGCTGAAAAATATGGCTATTCCCGAAGTCGATTGGACGAATTCGCTGCCCGCTCGCAAAGTCTTGCAGCAAAAGCCTGGGAAGAAGGTCGCTTTAAAAAAAGCATCGTTCCCGTCAAAGCTAAGAATCAGGAAGGCAAAGAATTTCTCTTTGAAAAAGATGAACACTTTCGCCCCGGAACCACAGCGGAAAGTTTGGCCAAACTCAAAACCGTATTTAAAGCCGATGGCGTCATTCACGCCGGAAACTCCAGCGGCATCGTGGATGGAGCCGCCGCGGTCTTGATCGCCTCCCCCAACAAGGCCAAAGAACTGGGGCTCAAGCCCCGCGCAAAAATCATTGCCACCTCCATTGTGGGCTCCGATCCTATTATTATGTTGCTTGGACCCGGTCCTGCTATTCACAAGGCCCTCAAAAAAGCGAACTTGAAGGTTCAAGATATCGATTTGTGGGAAATCAACGAGGCCTTCGCCCCCGTGCCCTTAGCCGTCGCGCAGGATCTGGAAATTGATTTGAATAAAATCAATGTCAACGGCGGAGCCATAGCCCTTGGCCATCCGCTGGGAGCCACCGGTGCAATTCTTTTAGGAACCGCCTTGGATGAATTGGAACGCCAAAACAAACGCTATGCCTGCATTACGTTGTGCATTGGCTTTGGAATGGGTGTGGCGACGATTATTGAGAGAGTATAA
- a CDS encoding glycosyltransferase has protein sequence MEPFFIAFTFIYFFILAILAVFGIHRYYLVYLYYRYKDFRATHPKSFEDLKEVPFLTLQLPIYNEKYVLPRLIKAACSLDYPRDRFEIQVLDDSTDETTRTAQRIVNSYAKQGYPITLLHRDNREGYKAGALQEGLKIAKGELVAIFDADFVPESDFLKKLVPHFMEDPNIGMVQARWGHINREYSLLTKAQSIFLDGHFVIEHTARHRSGRYFNFNGTAGIWRVKCIEDAGGWQHDTLTEDLDLSYRAQMKGWQFVFLPEVITPAELPVEVNAFKAQQHRWSKGSIQTALKLVPTIIKAKIPYKAKVEALFHLTNNFAYLLMVILSLLMPFSIYFRYQLGWMHSFYIDLPLFCSATFSVTFFYTCAQREAYPDWKARLRYIPFNLALGIGLSVNNAKAVLEALFSYNTEFKRTPKYAIEKNTDDWKTKKYTNQFNWVTFVELFLGIYFSIALSYVIEQGVYISIPFMVLFQIGYFYISFMGLLQSKALLSFSPNEQMN, from the coding sequence ATGGAACCGTTTTTTATTGCCTTCACTTTCATCTACTTTTTCATTCTAGCGATATTGGCAGTTTTTGGGATACATCGCTACTATCTGGTTTATTTGTATTATCGCTACAAAGACTTCAGAGCCACTCATCCAAAGTCTTTTGAAGATCTGAAAGAAGTGCCTTTCCTCACACTTCAGCTTCCCATCTACAACGAGAAATATGTCTTGCCTCGTTTGATCAAGGCGGCTTGCTCTCTGGATTATCCCCGGGATCGCTTCGAGATCCAGGTGTTGGATGATTCTACTGATGAGACCACCCGTACGGCCCAACGCATCGTAAACAGCTATGCCAAACAAGGGTATCCCATTACTCTTCTGCATCGGGATAACCGCGAAGGCTATAAAGCAGGGGCTTTGCAAGAAGGTTTGAAAATTGCCAAGGGAGAACTCGTTGCCATTTTTGACGCTGATTTTGTTCCTGAATCCGATTTCCTCAAAAAATTGGTTCCTCATTTTATGGAGGATCCAAATATTGGAATGGTTCAGGCGCGTTGGGGTCATATCAATCGTGAATACTCCTTGCTGACCAAGGCCCAATCTATCTTTTTAGACGGGCACTTCGTGATTGAACACACGGCTCGTCATCGCTCGGGCCGCTATTTTAATTTTAATGGCACCGCGGGAATTTGGAGGGTGAAGTGTATTGAAGATGCTGGAGGATGGCAGCATGATACCCTAACGGAAGATTTGGATCTTTCTTATCGAGCTCAAATGAAAGGTTGGCAGTTTGTATTTTTGCCTGAAGTGATTACTCCCGCGGAACTCCCTGTAGAGGTAAATGCCTTTAAAGCGCAGCAACACCGCTGGTCTAAAGGTTCTATCCAAACCGCATTAAAGTTAGTGCCCACCATTATCAAGGCTAAAATCCCATACAAGGCTAAAGTGGAGGCCTTGTTTCATCTCACCAATAATTTTGCTTATCTTTTGATGGTTATTCTTTCCTTGTTGATGCCTTTTTCTATTTATTTTCGCTATCAACTGGGGTGGATGCATTCTTTTTATATTGATTTGCCTCTATTTTGTTCTGCCACTTTTTCTGTCACATTCTTTTACACCTGCGCCCAAAGAGAGGCTTATCCCGATTGGAAGGCACGCTTGCGCTATATCCCTTTCAATTTGGCCTTGGGAATTGGTCTGTCGGTGAATAATGCAAAGGCAGTGCTCGAGGCCTTGTTTAGCTACAATACAGAATTCAAGCGTACGCCCAAGTACGCCATTGAAAAAAACACGGACGATTGGAAAACCAAGAAATATACTAACCAGTTCAACTGGGTCACTTTTGTCGAATTGTTTTTGGGAATCTATTTTTCAATCGCCTTGAGTTATGTGATTGAACAGGGGGTGTATATTTCTATCCCTTTCATGGTGCTTTTTCAAATTGGGTATTTTTATATTAGTTTTATGGGCTTATTGCAGTCTAAGGCCTTACTTTCATTCTCTCCAAACGAACAAATGAATTAG
- a CDS encoding cell division protein ZapA, protein MRSYEVSILNQKFVIKSDADERYVQKVADYVGKKMHDIMSNTQSVSSLRVAMLVALNVADDLFKLKENKKNKTAEVEKKIKDMMTLIEARIS, encoded by the coding sequence ATGAGGTCCTACGAAGTTTCGATACTAAATCAAAAATTTGTTATTAAGTCGGATGCAGATGAACGCTATGTGCAAAAAGTAGCAGACTATGTCGGTAAAAAAATGCACGACATTATGTCGAATACGCAGAGCGTTTCTAGTCTTCGAGTTGCGATGTTGGTAGCGCTGAATGTGGCGGATGATCTGTTTAAGCTGAAAGAGAATAAAAAGAATAAGACTGCAGAAGTAGAAAAGAAAATCAAAGACATGATGACGTTGATTGAAGCTCGAATTAGTTAA
- a CDS encoding 5-formyltetrahydrofolate cyclo-ligase produces MASVRKLDPERRYDFDLKIQNAFLNSDFFRSSKHLALYFPLPEEVSTSVIFERCILLGKKIAFPKVCLDSGKLDFYWVGSLKDLSKTRWGVKEPKASSAKLSTPHELDLIVVPGLAFDEKKYRLGRGKGFYDRTLEHFTGYKVSLAYSIQIVSEVPREAWDINVDSIISENECIS; encoded by the coding sequence TTGGCGTCAGTCCGCAAACTGGATCCTGAAAGACGATACGATTTTGATTTAAAAATTCAGAATGCTTTTTTGAATTCGGATTTTTTCAGAAGCTCTAAGCATCTTGCCCTTTATTTTCCCCTCCCAGAAGAAGTATCCACTTCAGTTATTTTTGAGAGATGTATTTTGCTTGGTAAAAAGATAGCCTTTCCAAAGGTGTGTTTGGATTCAGGAAAACTTGATTTTTATTGGGTAGGGTCTTTGAAAGACTTAAGCAAAACTCGTTGGGGAGTAAAAGAACCCAAGGCCTCTTCAGCAAAACTGTCTACGCCTCATGAACTCGATTTGATTGTGGTTCCTGGATTGGCGTTTGATGAAAAAAAATATCGTTTGGGAAGAGGGAAGGGGTTTTACGATAGAACCCTTGAACATTTTACAGGTTACAAGGTGTCTTTGGCGTATTCTATACAAATAGTTTCTGAAGTTCCTCGAGAGGCTTGGGATATAAATGTGGACTCCATTATTAGCGAAAATGAGTGCATTAGTTAA
- a CDS encoding 50S ribosomal protein L32, whose translation MAPRRRGDDDGLNENPFEEYCPSCGQYLAGESICLNCGAQAYNESGVEEIDEEDMDVDAGDFEDEI comes from the coding sequence ATGGCTCCTCGAAGACGTGGCGATGATGACGGCTTAAATGAGAACCCTTTTGAAGAATATTGCCCTAGCTGCGGGCAATATCTCGCCGGAGAAAGTATTTGCCTAAACTGTGGGGCCCAAGCGTATAACGAGAGTGGAGTGGAAGAAATAGACGAAGAGGATATGGATGTGGATGCTGGCGATTTTGAGGATGAGATTTAG